In Gemmatimonadaceae bacterium, the following are encoded in one genomic region:
- the nrfD gene encoding NrfD/PsrC family molybdoenzyme membrane anchor subunit, producing MSEATLPVSLRVEPLVQGDVSLGGLDDHVRGWSERTPPRSWYIAITITSLVALMGFGAIGYMLYTGIGTMGNDMPVVWGFLIINFVFWVGIGHAGTLISVILYLFRQRWRNAISRIAEATTVFAFICAMIFPAIHIGRPWLPYWLLPYPNQRGMWVNFRSPLIWDVFAVLTYFTVSLMFWYLGLVPDFATLRSTAQSRVKRAVFRLLSWGWVGNARQWIHYEKGYLLLAGMTTVLALSVHSIVSMDFAVSMVPGWHMTIFPPYFVVGAAFSGFAGVVLVFAFVRTAMQLENYVTLRHMDLLNRMVLFLSCVMAYAYLMEGFTAWYSADPFVKYVFANYVFGNQWWAGWLTIVLNCILPQLLWFPKFRRSVPVMVIVSAGVTLGMWMERYTIVILSLQRDYLPSSWGGYLPTRVDFAILFGSIGLFLTLLLLFLRKLPIIAAWEVKPDIVYYQKQRAGAEHV from the coding sequence ATGTCTGAGGCCACTCTCCCGGTTTCGCTCCGCGTGGAACCACTGGTTCAGGGCGACGTCTCGCTCGGCGGGCTCGACGATCACGTTCGCGGCTGGAGCGAGAGGACCCCGCCCCGGTCCTGGTATATCGCGATCACGATCACGAGTCTGGTTGCGCTGATGGGGTTCGGTGCGATCGGCTACATGCTCTACACCGGCATCGGGACCATGGGGAACGACATGCCCGTGGTCTGGGGCTTCCTGATCATCAACTTCGTGTTCTGGGTGGGTATCGGCCACGCTGGAACGCTGATCTCGGTCATTCTCTACCTGTTCCGCCAGCGATGGCGCAACGCCATCAGCCGCATTGCCGAGGCGACGACCGTCTTCGCGTTCATCTGCGCGATGATCTTTCCGGCCATTCACATCGGGCGCCCGTGGTTGCCCTACTGGCTGCTGCCGTACCCCAACCAGCGGGGGATGTGGGTCAATTTCCGGTCGCCGCTGATCTGGGACGTGTTCGCGGTGCTGACGTACTTCACGGTGTCGCTGATGTTCTGGTACCTGGGACTGGTCCCCGACTTCGCGACGCTACGCAGTACGGCCCAGAGCAGGGTGAAGCGGGCGGTGTTCAGGCTGCTCAGCTGGGGGTGGGTGGGCAATGCGCGCCAGTGGATCCACTACGAGAAGGGGTATCTCCTGCTGGCGGGCATGACCACGGTTCTGGCGCTCAGCGTCCACAGCATCGTATCGATGGACTTTGCCGTGTCGATGGTACCCGGCTGGCACATGACGATCTTCCCTCCCTATTTCGTGGTGGGAGCGGCGTTCTCCGGGTTCGCGGGTGTCGTGCTCGTGTTCGCGTTCGTCCGCACGGCCATGCAACTGGAGAACTACGTGACCCTGCGGCACATGGACCTTCTGAATCGGATGGTCCTGTTCCTCTCCTGCGTCATGGCGTACGCCTATCTGATGGAGGGCTTCACGGCGTGGTACAGCGCCGATCCGTTCGTCAAATATGTCTTTGCGAATTACGTGTTCGGCAACCAGTGGTGGGCGGGGTGGCTGACGATTGTTCTCAATTGCATTCTGCCGCAATTGCTCTGGTTCCCGAAGTTCCGGCGCTCGGTGCCGGTGATGGTGATCGTGTCGGCGGGCGTGACACTCGGCATGTGGATGGAGCGGTATACGATCGTCATCCTCTCGTTGCAGCGTGATTACCTGCCGTCGTCGTGGGGGGGCTATCTCCCGACGCGCGTCGATTTCGCAATTCTCTTCGGTTCGATCGGGCTCTTCCTGACGCTCCTGCTGCTGTTCCTCCGCAAGTTGCCGATCATCGCCGCGTGGGAAGTGAAGCCCGACATCGTGTATTACCAGAAGCAGCGGGCGGGGGCCGAACATGTCTGA
- a CDS encoding quinol:electron acceptor oxidoreductase subunit ActD, with the protein MSESIFGVVGLFRSADELLEAIPKIRTAGYSKLEAYTPYPVHGIDQALDLPKSKLGVLVFLIGSLACLSAFTFEWWTSTVGYPLRTGGKPFDAWQGWVLVMVEATILLSTFTAGIGMLFAFNKLPFFGHPMLPSKAIASITRDRFALVLRSESATMDVEAAAAALSALGAESTEVVPEVEERTPGIAWWLRTAVAIVAACVVAGSGTAWAIHIYPTVKPMVNMEVQPRLDAQAPDRFFANGRGMQLPPAGTVARGYMPILAASPDEAGKDLINPLPVTAQVLERGRQQFNLHCAVCHDRLGTGKPWLDSTYQAMPVDLQSAPMRAAADGYLFWVMSEGIRTMPGYAADISQDDRWAIVRYIRALQRSQDATPRDMK; encoded by the coding sequence ATGTCTGAGTCCATCTTCGGCGTCGTGGGGCTCTTCCGCAGCGCCGACGAGTTGTTGGAAGCGATTCCGAAAATCAGGACGGCGGGATACTCGAAGTTGGAGGCGTACACTCCCTATCCGGTGCACGGGATCGACCAAGCCCTGGACCTTCCGAAGTCCAAGCTGGGAGTGCTGGTGTTCCTCATCGGGTCGCTCGCGTGCCTCTCCGCCTTCACGTTCGAATGGTGGACGAGCACCGTGGGCTATCCGCTCCGCACCGGCGGCAAGCCCTTCGATGCCTGGCAGGGGTGGGTGCTGGTGATGGTCGAAGCGACGATTCTGCTCTCCACGTTCACCGCCGGCATCGGGATGCTGTTCGCCTTCAACAAGCTGCCCTTCTTCGGGCACCCGATGCTGCCGAGCAAGGCGATCGCGAGCATCACGCGGGACCGGTTTGCGCTGGTGCTCCGGTCGGAGAGCGCTACGATGGATGTCGAGGCGGCCGCCGCCGCGCTGAGCGCGCTGGGCGCCGAATCCACCGAAGTGGTTCCTGAAGTGGAGGAGAGGACCCCGGGGATCGCGTGGTGGTTGAGGACGGCCGTGGCGATCGTGGCGGCCTGTGTCGTGGCCGGGTCCGGCACGGCTTGGGCCATCCACATCTATCCCACCGTGAAGCCGATGGTCAATATGGAGGTGCAGCCGAGGCTCGACGCGCAGGCGCCGGACCGCTTCTTCGCGAACGGGCGCGGCATGCAGTTGCCGCCGGCGGGGACGGTGGCCCGTGGATACATGCCCATTCTCGCGGCGAGCCCCGACGAGGCAGGAAAAGATCTGATCAATCCGCTTCCGGTCACGGCGCAGGTCCTGGAGCGCGGACGCCAGCAGTTCAATCTGCATTGCGCCGTGTGCCATGACCGACTCGGAACGGGCAAGCCATGGCTCGACAGCACGTACCAGGCGATGCCGGTGGATCTGCAGTCGGCGCCGATGCGCGCGGCCGCCGACGGCTACCTGTTCTGGGTGATGTCCGAGGGAATCCGCACGATGCCTGGTTACGCTGCCGATATTTCACAGGATGACCGGTGGGCCATCGTTCGCTACATCCGGGCGCTCCAACGCTCGCAGGACGCGACCCCGAGGGATATGAAATGA
- a CDS encoding cytochrome c3 family protein, whose protein sequence is MVPVGVSCVVGTMLVVGWAAQPARFVLGYAPTQPIPFSHRVHSGVNRIPCEYCHTNAERSRNATVPAVQTCMNCHRVITMADSTYINKDVVARLASDTAMAWKRIYHLPDHAYFDHRAHVNVGLQCQVCHGPVQSMDVVSRVMNMRMGECLICHRDPTPYLPPGSPIKTGPTDCTDCHR, encoded by the coding sequence GTGGTTCCGGTCGGAGTGTCGTGCGTCGTGGGCACGATGCTGGTGGTTGGATGGGCAGCGCAGCCCGCACGCTTCGTGCTCGGGTACGCGCCAACGCAGCCCATCCCATTCTCACACCGGGTGCACTCCGGTGTGAACCGCATTCCGTGCGAGTACTGCCACACGAACGCCGAGCGTAGCAGGAACGCGACCGTGCCGGCGGTTCAGACGTGCATGAACTGCCACCGCGTGATCACCATGGCGGACAGTACCTACATCAACAAGGACGTCGTGGCCCGGCTGGCTTCGGACACGGCCATGGCGTGGAAGCGCATCTACCACCTTCCCGACCACGCCTACTTCGATCACCGGGCACACGTGAACGTGGGCCTCCAGTGCCAGGTCTGTCACGGGCCGGTTCAGAGCATGGACGTGGTGAGTCGCGTGATGAACATGCGGATGGGCGAGTGCCTGATCTGCCACCGGGATCCCACTCCGTATCTGCCGCCTGGCTCTCCAATCAAGACTGGGCCGACGGATTGCACGGACTGCCACCGATAA